One stretch of Bombus vancouverensis nearcticus chromosome 16, iyBomVanc1_principal, whole genome shotgun sequence DNA includes these proteins:
- the Alh gene encoding coiled coil domain containing protein Alhambra isoform X3: MKEMLGGCCVCSDERGWTENPLVYCDGQGCTVAVHQACYGIVTVPTGPWYCRKCESQERSARVRCELCPSRDGALKRTDQAGWAHVVCALYIPEVRFGNVTTMEPIILQLIPSERFSKSCYICEEQGRGSRANVGACMQCNKTGCRQQFHVTCAQALGLLCEEAGNYLDNVKYCGYCQHHYSKLKKGGNVKTIPPYKPIPADNGSSDSSPEKEAETPIKSSSSGKRKSSSSKSATNSKNKSNTSPSLEINGVADDKSSSGRNTPKDNTTNSSKFTTSNFVETIVTQSESVFGHDGTAATTAAVAAATIKSGSNSSSGHKNSGQTKSNSSSSNKTSSHSKKRKTGARTPTVIGNENSNQSVSSEASGSVVVAVSSVVQQAVSSNNVQTTITEATSLSTNTEPEKSKKLKVESPIQSSSSTPITTEVTTTPVIMAVTQSQSSVVTQSPTTTSNSIVVSVPLTATSLSNTVQSVVTSAPTLYQQLQQSIITTAATTEPRASAMSNSERFMSEEAPVKRSRSQSSDKQEKARKPKRGSSNSQPALPQIQSQTQQQQSQPVSSVVTSVSSSAVVTTSKRGGRSNHQTPPPAVTVAPVPSIIQGPTLSGGHFSNISSGSANNMGPTVKESPPSSPGSESMSSSGPGRKKRKSASAASITPTPSASSTPTLTNPKEEKDIKLFQNGVSAPHMLGNQLNPTSTMAQKMSDTLSQELEAHSIFTEASNPTTNLVGPQLHSRVIASIRSSQTGAQPTSFSSVFNATNNTNTNANTNASTTSTGSLGGGAIPQTLDQLLERQWEQGSQFLMEQAQHFDIASLLSCLHQLRAENLRLEEHVNSLLQRRDHLLAVNARLAIPLTSQPSAHPVNNIHPTVNPSHPNVSHPEVPPGAAAPVPRVSRETRVNNTYMPHSSSSNHSTTLENGLPPDPSPPAAASLSQYQHRTSLVAPQPSPTIRHSPAGSAYHQGQPSNIVSPAPASNPGVVRNSSVTPDPLRGVPRSVPQSSSNYIPSMYQPTMSSLASNQVGNVHNLHSHGPSPPSHGPPGKPS, encoded by the exons ATGAAGGAGATGCTTGGAGGGTGCTGCGTGTGTTCTGACGAGAGGGGTTGGACTGAAAATCCACTGGTGTATTGTGATGGCCAAGGTTGTACAGTTGCTGTACACCAAG CTTGTTATGGTATCGTTACGGTACCTACGGGACCATGGTACTGCAGGAAGTGTGAGTCGCAGGAACGTAGTGCCCGTGTA CGCTGCGAATTATGTCCGAGCAGAGATGGTGCTCTTAAGAGAACCGATCAGGCTGGATGGGCACATGTGGTTTGTGCACTTTATATACCTGAAGTTAGGTTTGGTAACGTGACAACAATGGAACCAATTATTTTGCAATTGATACCATCTGAAAGATTCAGTAAG TCATGTTATATTTGTGAGGAACAAGGAAGGGGTAGTAGAGCAAATGTGGGAGCCTGTATGCAGTGCAACAAGACTGGCTGCAGGCAGCAATTTCATGTTACTTGTGCTCAGGCTCTTGGCTTGCTCTGTGAAGAAGCTGGCAATTATCTAGATAATGTTAAATACTGTGGATATTGTCAGCATCATTACTCAAAATTG AAAAAAGGTGGTAATGTAAAAACAATACCACCTTATAAGCCAATACCCGCTGATAATGGTTCGTCAGACTCATCTCCTGAAAAGGAAGCGGAGACTCCGATAAAATCTTCGTCAAGTGGTAAACGAAAGAGTTCAAGTTCCAAATCAGCTACAAATTCTAAAAACAAATCCAATACTAGTCCAAGTCTAGAAATAAATGGCGTTGCTGACGACAAGAGCAGTAGCGGCCGTAATACACCCAAAGACAACACAACAAATTCCAGTAAATTCACCACTTCCAACTTCGTAGAGACGATCGTCACCCAATCGGAGAGTGTGTTCGGACATGACGGCACCGCGGCCACCACTGCCGCGGTGGCCGCCGCTACCATTAAATCCGGATCGAACTCGAGCTCCGGTCACAAAAATAGTGGACAAACGAAATCGAACTCCTCGTCGTCGAACAAAACTTCGAGCCACAGTAAAAAGAGAAAGACAGGGGCGCGAACGCCGACGGTAATAGGGAATGAAAATTCAAATCAATCAGTCAGTTCCGAAGCCAGCGGTTCGGTTGTGGTTGCTGTGAGTTCTGTTGTACAGCAAGCTGTATCAAGCAATAACGTGCAGACAACCATAACGGAAGCGACAAGTTTGAGTACGAACACTGAGCCGGAAAAGTCGAAAAAA TTAAAGGTAGAGAGCCCCATTCAGTCATCATCAAGTACTCCAATCACCACTGAAGTGACCACTACACCTGTGATAATGGCAGTAACGCAATCCCAATCATCGGTTGTTACTCAATCACCAACAACCACATCGAATAGTATAGTCGTATCTGTTCCATTGACTGCGACTTCATTGTCCAATACAGTACAGAGTGTGGTGACAAGTGCTCCAACGTTATACCAACAATTGCAACAGAGTATCATAACTACCGCAGCTACTACGGAACCGAGGGCGAGTGCTATGTCGAATTCTGAAAGATTTATGTCTGAAGAAGCACCTGTTAAGAGATCTCG TTCTCAATCGTCAGATAAGCAAGAAAAGGCTCGAAAACCGAAACGTGGATCATCGAATAGTCAACCAGCACTGCCACAAATACAGTCTCAGACGCAACAACAACAGTCCCAACCAGTTTCTTCCGTGGTGACATCAGTATCTAGCAGTGCAGTGGTAACAACGTCTAAACGAGGGGGAAGAAGTAATCATCAAACTCCTCCACCTGCTGTAACTGTGGCGCCTGTACCATCAATTATTCAAGGACCAACATTGAGTGGTGGTCATTTTAGTAACATTAGTTCTGGATCTGCAAACAACATGGGACCTACTGTCAAAGAATCTCCACCCAGCAGTCCTGGTTCTGAGAGTATGAGCAGTAGTGGGCCTggaagaaagaaacggaaaagCGCCAGCGCTGCTTCTATAACACCAACGCCTTCTGCATCCAGTACTCCGACTCTCACAAACCCAAAAGAAGAGAAGGatataaaatt ATTCCAGAATGGAGTTAGTGCACCACATATGCTAGGAAATCAGTTGAACCCAACCTCCACAATGGCACAAAAAATGTCTGATACTCTTTCCCAGGAACTTGAAGCACATTCTATTTTTACAGAAGCTAGTAATCCTACAACGAATTTGGTTGGCCCACAGCTACATAGTCGAGTGATTGCATCT aTACGATCCAGTCAAACAGGTGCACAGCCTACATCATTTTCTTCGGTTTTTAATGCCACTAACAATACCAACACCAATGCCAACACTAACGCTAGTACAACCAGCACCGGTTCTTTGGGCGGTGGAGCAATACCCCAAACGCTTGACCAACTTTTAGAGAGACAATGGGAGCAAGGAAGCCAATTTCTGATGGAGCAAGCCCAGCACTTTGACA TCGCTTCATTACTTTCGTGTCTTCACCAATTGAGAGCAGAGAACCTTAGGTTAGAGGAACATGTAAATAGTCTTCTGCAAAGGAGAGATCATTTATTGGCTGTGAACGCTAGACTTGCAATCCCTCTGACATCCCAGCCTAGTGCTCACCCAG TGAATAACATACACCCAACAGTCAACCCATCGCACCCTAATGTTTCACATCCCGAAGTCCCACCAGGTGCTGCGGCTCCTGTTCCGAGGGTGAGCAGGGAAACACGAGTAAATAACACGTACATGCCACATTCGAGCTCCAGTAATCACTCTACGACGCTAGAAAATGGCCTGCCTCCAGATCCGTCGCCTCCAGCTGCAGCTTCACTTTCACAGTATCAACACAGGACGTCGTTAGTCGCGCCCCAGCCAAGTCCAACGATCAG ACACAGCCCGGCCGGAAGCGCGTACCACCAAGGACAGCCTAGTAATATAGTCTCCCCTGCGCCAGCTAGTAATCCTGGTGTGGTCAGGAATTCGTCCGTTACACCAGATCCTCTACGCGGAGTACCAAG GTCAGTGCCACAGTCGTCGAGCAATTACATACCTTCAATGTACCAACCCACAATGTCCAGTTTGGCAAGTAATCAAGTAGGTAATGTTCATAACCTTCATTCACATGGACCTTCTCCACCCAGCCATGGACCACCTGGGAAACCCAGCTGA
- the Alh gene encoding coiled coil domain containing protein Alhambra isoform X1 — protein sequence MKEMLGGCCVCSDERGWTENPLVYCDGQGCTVAVHQACYGIVTVPTGPWYCRKCESQERSARVRCELCPSRDGALKRTDQAGWAHVVCALYIPEVRFGNVTTMEPIILQLIPSERFSKSCYICEEQGRGSRANVGACMQCNKTGCRQQFHVTCAQALGLLCEEAGNYLDNVKYCGYCQHHYSKLKKGGNVKTIPPYKPIPADNGSSDSSPEKEAETPIKSSSSGKRKSSSSKSATNSKNKSNTSPSLEINGVADDKSSSGRNTPKDNTTNSSKFTTSNFVETIVTQSESVFGHDGTAATTAAVAAATIKSGSNSSSGHKNSGQTKSNSSSSNKTSSHSKKRKTGARTPTVIGNENSNQSVSSEASGSVVVAVSSVVQQAVSSNNVQTTITEATSLSTNTEPEKSKKFFVKLKVESPIQSSSSTPITTEVTTTPVIMAVTQSQSSVVTQSPTTTSNSIVVSVPLTATSLSNTVQSVVTSAPTLYQQLQQSIITTAATTEPRASAMSNSERFMSEEAPVKRSRSQSSDKQEKARKPKRGSSNSQPALPQIQSQTQQQQSQPVSSVVTSVSSSAVVTTSKRGGRSNHQTPPPAVTVAPVPSIIQGPTLSGGHFSNISSGSANNMGPTVKESPPSSPGSESMSSSGPGRKKRKSASAASITPTPSASSTPTLTNPKEEKDIKLFQNGVSAPHMLGNQLNPTSTMAQKMSDTLSQELEAHSIFTEASNPTTNLVGPQLHSRVIASIRSSQTGAQPTSFSSVFNATNNTNTNANTNASTTSTGSLGGGAIPQTLDQLLERQWEQGSQFLMEQAQHFDSEFASLLSCLHQLRAENLRLEEHVNSLLQRRDHLLAVNARLAIPLTSQPSAHPVNNIHPTVNPSHPNVSHPEVPPGAAAPVPRVSRETRVNNTYMPHSSSSNHSTTLENGLPPDPSPPAAASLSQYQHRTSLVAPQPSPTIRHSPAGSAYHQGQPSNIVSPAPASNPGVVRNSSVTPDPLRGVPRSVPQSSSNYIPSMYQPTMSSLASNQVGNVHNLHSHGPSPPSHGPPGKPS from the exons ATGAAGGAGATGCTTGGAGGGTGCTGCGTGTGTTCTGACGAGAGGGGTTGGACTGAAAATCCACTGGTGTATTGTGATGGCCAAGGTTGTACAGTTGCTGTACACCAAG CTTGTTATGGTATCGTTACGGTACCTACGGGACCATGGTACTGCAGGAAGTGTGAGTCGCAGGAACGTAGTGCCCGTGTA CGCTGCGAATTATGTCCGAGCAGAGATGGTGCTCTTAAGAGAACCGATCAGGCTGGATGGGCACATGTGGTTTGTGCACTTTATATACCTGAAGTTAGGTTTGGTAACGTGACAACAATGGAACCAATTATTTTGCAATTGATACCATCTGAAAGATTCAGTAAG TCATGTTATATTTGTGAGGAACAAGGAAGGGGTAGTAGAGCAAATGTGGGAGCCTGTATGCAGTGCAACAAGACTGGCTGCAGGCAGCAATTTCATGTTACTTGTGCTCAGGCTCTTGGCTTGCTCTGTGAAGAAGCTGGCAATTATCTAGATAATGTTAAATACTGTGGATATTGTCAGCATCATTACTCAAAATTG AAAAAAGGTGGTAATGTAAAAACAATACCACCTTATAAGCCAATACCCGCTGATAATGGTTCGTCAGACTCATCTCCTGAAAAGGAAGCGGAGACTCCGATAAAATCTTCGTCAAGTGGTAAACGAAAGAGTTCAAGTTCCAAATCAGCTACAAATTCTAAAAACAAATCCAATACTAGTCCAAGTCTAGAAATAAATGGCGTTGCTGACGACAAGAGCAGTAGCGGCCGTAATACACCCAAAGACAACACAACAAATTCCAGTAAATTCACCACTTCCAACTTCGTAGAGACGATCGTCACCCAATCGGAGAGTGTGTTCGGACATGACGGCACCGCGGCCACCACTGCCGCGGTGGCCGCCGCTACCATTAAATCCGGATCGAACTCGAGCTCCGGTCACAAAAATAGTGGACAAACGAAATCGAACTCCTCGTCGTCGAACAAAACTTCGAGCCACAGTAAAAAGAGAAAGACAGGGGCGCGAACGCCGACGGTAATAGGGAATGAAAATTCAAATCAATCAGTCAGTTCCGAAGCCAGCGGTTCGGTTGTGGTTGCTGTGAGTTCTGTTGTACAGCAAGCTGTATCAAGCAATAACGTGCAGACAACCATAACGGAAGCGACAAGTTTGAGTACGAACACTGAGCCGGAAAAGTCGAAAAAA TTTTTTGTCAAGTTAAAGGTAGAGAGCCCCATTCAGTCATCATCAAGTACTCCAATCACCACTGAAGTGACCACTACACCTGTGATAATGGCAGTAACGCAATCCCAATCATCGGTTGTTACTCAATCACCAACAACCACATCGAATAGTATAGTCGTATCTGTTCCATTGACTGCGACTTCATTGTCCAATACAGTACAGAGTGTGGTGACAAGTGCTCCAACGTTATACCAACAATTGCAACAGAGTATCATAACTACCGCAGCTACTACGGAACCGAGGGCGAGTGCTATGTCGAATTCTGAAAGATTTATGTCTGAAGAAGCACCTGTTAAGAGATCTCG TTCTCAATCGTCAGATAAGCAAGAAAAGGCTCGAAAACCGAAACGTGGATCATCGAATAGTCAACCAGCACTGCCACAAATACAGTCTCAGACGCAACAACAACAGTCCCAACCAGTTTCTTCCGTGGTGACATCAGTATCTAGCAGTGCAGTGGTAACAACGTCTAAACGAGGGGGAAGAAGTAATCATCAAACTCCTCCACCTGCTGTAACTGTGGCGCCTGTACCATCAATTATTCAAGGACCAACATTGAGTGGTGGTCATTTTAGTAACATTAGTTCTGGATCTGCAAACAACATGGGACCTACTGTCAAAGAATCTCCACCCAGCAGTCCTGGTTCTGAGAGTATGAGCAGTAGTGGGCCTggaagaaagaaacggaaaagCGCCAGCGCTGCTTCTATAACACCAACGCCTTCTGCATCCAGTACTCCGACTCTCACAAACCCAAAAGAAGAGAAGGatataaaatt ATTCCAGAATGGAGTTAGTGCACCACATATGCTAGGAAATCAGTTGAACCCAACCTCCACAATGGCACAAAAAATGTCTGATACTCTTTCCCAGGAACTTGAAGCACATTCTATTTTTACAGAAGCTAGTAATCCTACAACGAATTTGGTTGGCCCACAGCTACATAGTCGAGTGATTGCATCT aTACGATCCAGTCAAACAGGTGCACAGCCTACATCATTTTCTTCGGTTTTTAATGCCACTAACAATACCAACACCAATGCCAACACTAACGCTAGTACAACCAGCACCGGTTCTTTGGGCGGTGGAGCAATACCCCAAACGCTTGACCAACTTTTAGAGAGACAATGGGAGCAAGGAAGCCAATTTCTGATGGAGCAAGCCCAGCACTTTGACAGTGAGT TCGCTTCATTACTTTCGTGTCTTCACCAATTGAGAGCAGAGAACCTTAGGTTAGAGGAACATGTAAATAGTCTTCTGCAAAGGAGAGATCATTTATTGGCTGTGAACGCTAGACTTGCAATCCCTCTGACATCCCAGCCTAGTGCTCACCCAG TGAATAACATACACCCAACAGTCAACCCATCGCACCCTAATGTTTCACATCCCGAAGTCCCACCAGGTGCTGCGGCTCCTGTTCCGAGGGTGAGCAGGGAAACACGAGTAAATAACACGTACATGCCACATTCGAGCTCCAGTAATCACTCTACGACGCTAGAAAATGGCCTGCCTCCAGATCCGTCGCCTCCAGCTGCAGCTTCACTTTCACAGTATCAACACAGGACGTCGTTAGTCGCGCCCCAGCCAAGTCCAACGATCAG ACACAGCCCGGCCGGAAGCGCGTACCACCAAGGACAGCCTAGTAATATAGTCTCCCCTGCGCCAGCTAGTAATCCTGGTGTGGTCAGGAATTCGTCCGTTACACCAGATCCTCTACGCGGAGTACCAAG GTCAGTGCCACAGTCGTCGAGCAATTACATACCTTCAATGTACCAACCCACAATGTCCAGTTTGGCAAGTAATCAAGTAGGTAATGTTCATAACCTTCATTCACATGGACCTTCTCCACCCAGCCATGGACCACCTGGGAAACCCAGCTGA
- the Alh gene encoding coiled coil domain containing protein Alhambra isoform X6, with product MKEMLGGCCVCSDERGWTENPLVYCDGQGCTVAVHQACYGIVTVPTGPWYCRKCESQERSARVRCELCPSRDGALKRTDQAGWAHVVCALYIPEVRFGNVTTMEPIILQLIPSERFSKSCYICEEQGRGSRANVGACMQCNKTGCRQQFHVTCAQALGLLCEEAGNYLDNVKYCGYCQHHYSKLKKGGNVKTIPPYKPIPADNGSSDSSPEKEAETPIKSSSSGKRKSSSSKSATNSKNKSNTSPSLEINGVADDKSSSGRNTPKDNTTNSSKFTTSNFVETIVTQSESVFGHDGTAATTAAVAAATIKSGSNSSSGHKNSGQTKSNSSSSNKTSSHSKKRKTGARTPTVIGNENSNQSVSSEASGSVVVAVSSVVQQAVSSNNVQTTITEATSLSTNTEPEKSKKFFVKLKVESPIQSSSSTPITTEVTTTPVIMAVTQSQSSVVTQSPTTTSNSIVVSVPLTATSLSNTVQSVVTSAPTLYQQLQQSIITTAATTEPRASAMSNSERFMSEEAPVKRSRSQSSDKQEKARKPKRGSSNSQPALPQIQSQTQQQQSQPVSSVVTSVSSSAVVTTSKRGGRSNHQTPPPAVTVAPVPSIIQGPTLSGGHFSNISSGSANNMGPTVKESPPSSPGSESMSSSGPGRKKRKSASAASITPTPSASSTPTLTNPKEEKDIKLFQNGVSAPHMLGNQLNPTSTMAQKMSDTLSQELEAHSIFTEASNPTTNLVGPQLHSRVIASIRSSQTGAQPTSFSSVFNATNNTNTNANTNASTTSTGSLGGGAIPQTLDQLLERQWEQGSQFLMEQAQHFDSEFASLLSCLHQLRAENLRLEEHVNSLLQRRDHLLAVNARLAIPLTSQPSAHPVPPGAAAPVPRVSRETRVNNTYMPHSSSSNHSTTLENGLPPDPSPPAAASLSQYQHRTSLVAPQPSPTIRHSPAGSAYHQGQPSNIVSPAPASNPGVVRNSSVTPDPLRGVPRSVPQSSSNYIPSMYQPTMSSLASNQVGNVHNLHSHGPSPPSHGPPGKPS from the exons ATGAAGGAGATGCTTGGAGGGTGCTGCGTGTGTTCTGACGAGAGGGGTTGGACTGAAAATCCACTGGTGTATTGTGATGGCCAAGGTTGTACAGTTGCTGTACACCAAG CTTGTTATGGTATCGTTACGGTACCTACGGGACCATGGTACTGCAGGAAGTGTGAGTCGCAGGAACGTAGTGCCCGTGTA CGCTGCGAATTATGTCCGAGCAGAGATGGTGCTCTTAAGAGAACCGATCAGGCTGGATGGGCACATGTGGTTTGTGCACTTTATATACCTGAAGTTAGGTTTGGTAACGTGACAACAATGGAACCAATTATTTTGCAATTGATACCATCTGAAAGATTCAGTAAG TCATGTTATATTTGTGAGGAACAAGGAAGGGGTAGTAGAGCAAATGTGGGAGCCTGTATGCAGTGCAACAAGACTGGCTGCAGGCAGCAATTTCATGTTACTTGTGCTCAGGCTCTTGGCTTGCTCTGTGAAGAAGCTGGCAATTATCTAGATAATGTTAAATACTGTGGATATTGTCAGCATCATTACTCAAAATTG AAAAAAGGTGGTAATGTAAAAACAATACCACCTTATAAGCCAATACCCGCTGATAATGGTTCGTCAGACTCATCTCCTGAAAAGGAAGCGGAGACTCCGATAAAATCTTCGTCAAGTGGTAAACGAAAGAGTTCAAGTTCCAAATCAGCTACAAATTCTAAAAACAAATCCAATACTAGTCCAAGTCTAGAAATAAATGGCGTTGCTGACGACAAGAGCAGTAGCGGCCGTAATACACCCAAAGACAACACAACAAATTCCAGTAAATTCACCACTTCCAACTTCGTAGAGACGATCGTCACCCAATCGGAGAGTGTGTTCGGACATGACGGCACCGCGGCCACCACTGCCGCGGTGGCCGCCGCTACCATTAAATCCGGATCGAACTCGAGCTCCGGTCACAAAAATAGTGGACAAACGAAATCGAACTCCTCGTCGTCGAACAAAACTTCGAGCCACAGTAAAAAGAGAAAGACAGGGGCGCGAACGCCGACGGTAATAGGGAATGAAAATTCAAATCAATCAGTCAGTTCCGAAGCCAGCGGTTCGGTTGTGGTTGCTGTGAGTTCTGTTGTACAGCAAGCTGTATCAAGCAATAACGTGCAGACAACCATAACGGAAGCGACAAGTTTGAGTACGAACACTGAGCCGGAAAAGTCGAAAAAA TTTTTTGTCAAGTTAAAGGTAGAGAGCCCCATTCAGTCATCATCAAGTACTCCAATCACCACTGAAGTGACCACTACACCTGTGATAATGGCAGTAACGCAATCCCAATCATCGGTTGTTACTCAATCACCAACAACCACATCGAATAGTATAGTCGTATCTGTTCCATTGACTGCGACTTCATTGTCCAATACAGTACAGAGTGTGGTGACAAGTGCTCCAACGTTATACCAACAATTGCAACAGAGTATCATAACTACCGCAGCTACTACGGAACCGAGGGCGAGTGCTATGTCGAATTCTGAAAGATTTATGTCTGAAGAAGCACCTGTTAAGAGATCTCG TTCTCAATCGTCAGATAAGCAAGAAAAGGCTCGAAAACCGAAACGTGGATCATCGAATAGTCAACCAGCACTGCCACAAATACAGTCTCAGACGCAACAACAACAGTCCCAACCAGTTTCTTCCGTGGTGACATCAGTATCTAGCAGTGCAGTGGTAACAACGTCTAAACGAGGGGGAAGAAGTAATCATCAAACTCCTCCACCTGCTGTAACTGTGGCGCCTGTACCATCAATTATTCAAGGACCAACATTGAGTGGTGGTCATTTTAGTAACATTAGTTCTGGATCTGCAAACAACATGGGACCTACTGTCAAAGAATCTCCACCCAGCAGTCCTGGTTCTGAGAGTATGAGCAGTAGTGGGCCTggaagaaagaaacggaaaagCGCCAGCGCTGCTTCTATAACACCAACGCCTTCTGCATCCAGTACTCCGACTCTCACAAACCCAAAAGAAGAGAAGGatataaaatt ATTCCAGAATGGAGTTAGTGCACCACATATGCTAGGAAATCAGTTGAACCCAACCTCCACAATGGCACAAAAAATGTCTGATACTCTTTCCCAGGAACTTGAAGCACATTCTATTTTTACAGAAGCTAGTAATCCTACAACGAATTTGGTTGGCCCACAGCTACATAGTCGAGTGATTGCATCT aTACGATCCAGTCAAACAGGTGCACAGCCTACATCATTTTCTTCGGTTTTTAATGCCACTAACAATACCAACACCAATGCCAACACTAACGCTAGTACAACCAGCACCGGTTCTTTGGGCGGTGGAGCAATACCCCAAACGCTTGACCAACTTTTAGAGAGACAATGGGAGCAAGGAAGCCAATTTCTGATGGAGCAAGCCCAGCACTTTGACAGTGAGT TCGCTTCATTACTTTCGTGTCTTCACCAATTGAGAGCAGAGAACCTTAGGTTAGAGGAACATGTAAATAGTCTTCTGCAAAGGAGAGATCATTTATTGGCTGTGAACGCTAGACTTGCAATCCCTCTGACATCCCAGCCTAGTGCTCACCCAG TCCCACCAGGTGCTGCGGCTCCTGTTCCGAGGGTGAGCAGGGAAACACGAGTAAATAACACGTACATGCCACATTCGAGCTCCAGTAATCACTCTACGACGCTAGAAAATGGCCTGCCTCCAGATCCGTCGCCTCCAGCTGCAGCTTCACTTTCACAGTATCAACACAGGACGTCGTTAGTCGCGCCCCAGCCAAGTCCAACGATCAG ACACAGCCCGGCCGGAAGCGCGTACCACCAAGGACAGCCTAGTAATATAGTCTCCCCTGCGCCAGCTAGTAATCCTGGTGTGGTCAGGAATTCGTCCGTTACACCAGATCCTCTACGCGGAGTACCAAG GTCAGTGCCACAGTCGTCGAGCAATTACATACCTTCAATGTACCAACCCACAATGTCCAGTTTGGCAAGTAATCAAGTAGGTAATGTTCATAACCTTCATTCACATGGACCTTCTCCACCCAGCCATGGACCACCTGGGAAACCCAGCTGA